One stretch of Melospiza georgiana isolate bMelGeo1 chromosome 28, bMelGeo1.pri, whole genome shotgun sequence DNA includes these proteins:
- the STAT3 gene encoding signal transducer and activator of transcription 3 isoform X2, producing the protein MAQWNQLQQLDTRYLEQLHQLYSDSFPMELRQFLAPWIESQDWAYAASKESHATLVFHNLLGEIDQQYSRFLQESNVLYQHNLRRIKQFLQSRYLEKPMEIARIVARCLWEESRLLQTAATAAQQGGQATHPTAAVVTEKQQMLEQHLQDVRKRVQDLEQKMKVVENLQDDFDFNYKTLKSQGDMQDLNGNNQSVTRQKMQQLEQMLTALDQMRRGIVSELAGLLSAMEYVQKMLADEELADWKRRQQIACIGGPPNICLDRLENWITSLAESQLQTRQQIKKLEELQQKVSYKGDPIVQHRPMLEERIVELFRNLMKSAFVVERQPCMPMHPDRPLVIKTGVQFTTKVRLLVKFPELNYQLKIKVCIDKDSGDVAALRGSRKFNILGTNTKVMNMEESNNGSLSAEFKHLTLREQRCGNGGRANCDASLIVTEELHLITFETEVYHQGLKIDLETHSLPVVVISNICQMPNAWASILWYNMLTNNPKNVNFFTKPPIGTWDQVAEVLSWQFSSTTKRGLSIEQLTTLAEKLLGPGVNYSGCQITWAKFCKENMAGKGFSFWVWLDNIIDLVKKYILALWNEGYIMGFISKERERAILSTKPPGTFLLRFSESSKEGGITFTWVEKDISGKTQIQSVEPYTKQQLNNMSFAEIIMGYKIMDATNILVSPLVYLYPDIPKEEAFGKYCRSESQEHSEATDSGAAPYLKTKFICVTPTSFSNTIDLPMSPRTLDSLMQFGTGGEGAESNAGGQFESLTFDMELTPECASSPM; encoded by the exons ATGGCGCAGTGGaaccagctgcagcagctcgaCACGCGCtacctggagcagctccaccaGCTCTACAGCGACAGCTTCCCCATGGAGCTCCGGCAGTTCCTGGCCCCCTGGATTGAAAGCCAGGACTG GGCCTATGCTGCCAGCAAGGAGTCTCATGCCACGCTGGTGTTCCACAACCTGCTGGGGGAGATTGACCAGCAGTACAGCCGCTTCCTGCAGGAGTCCAACGTCCTCTACCAGCACAACCTGCGCCGCATCAAGCAGTTCCTGCAG AGCAGATACCTGGAGAAGCCGATGGAGATCGCCCGCATCGTGGCTCGCTGCCTCTGGGAAGAGTCCCGGCTCCTCCAGACAGCTGCTACTGCAGCCCAG CAAGGGGGACAGGCaacacatcccacagcagctgtggtgacagagaagcagcagatgctggagcagcacctgcaggatgTCAGGAAGAGGGTGCAG GATCTGGAGCAGAAGATGAAAGTGGTGGAAAATCTCCAGGATGACTTTGATTTTAACTACAAGACTTTGAAAAGCCAAGGAG ACATGCAGGACCTGAACGGGAACAACCAGTCAGTGACCAGGCAGAagatgcagcagctggagcaaatGCTGACAGCACTGGACCAGATGCGCAGG GGCATAGTGAGTGAGCtggctgggctgctctcagccaTGGAGTATGTGCAGAAGATGCTGGCAGATGAGGAACTGGCAGACTGGAAGAGGAGACAGCAGATTGCCTGCATTGGTGGCCCACCCAATATCTGCCTGGACAGGCTTGAGAACTG gatAACCTCCCTCGCTGAATCACAGCTACAGACCCGGCAGCAGATCAAGAAGTtggaagagctgcagcaaaaAGTGTCCTACAAGGGTGACCCAATCGTGCAGCACCGGCCCATGCTGGAGGAGCGCATCGTGGAGCTCTTCAGGAACCTGATGAAAAG TGCTTTTGTGGTGGAGAGGCAGCCCTGCATGCCCATGCACCCTGACAGGCCCCTGGTCATCAAGACAGGTGTGCAGTTCACCACCAAAGTCAG GTTGTTGGTCAAGTTCCCAGAGCTGAACTATCAGCTGAAAATCAAAGTCTGCATTGACAA GGACTCTGGGGACGTTGCAGCACTTCGTGG GTCCCGCAAGTTTAACATCCTGGGGACCAACACCAAGGTGATGAACATGGAAGAGTCAAACAATGGCAGCCTCTCAGCAGAGTTCAAGCACCTG ACCCTGAGGGAGCAGCGCTGTGGCAATGGAGGCAGAGCCAACTGTGAT GCCTCGCTGATAGTCACTGAGGAGCTGCACCTCATCACCTTTGAGACAGAGGTGTATCACCAGGGGCTGAAGATCGACCTGGAG ACCCACTCGCTGCCTGTGGTGGTCATCTCCAACATCTGCCAGATGCCCAATGCCTGGGCATCCATCCTGTGGTACAACATGCTGACCAACAACCCCAAG AACGTGAACTTCTTCACCAAGCCCCCCATTGGCACCTGGGACCAGGTGGCAGAGGTGCTGAGCTGGCAGTTCTCCTCCACCACCAAGCGCGGGCTCAGCATCGAGCAGCTCACCACGCTGGCAGAGAAGCTGCTGG gaCCAGGTGTGAATTACTCTGGCTGTCAGATCACCTGGGCCAAGTTCTGCAAG GAGAACATGGCTGGCAAAGGCTTCTCTTTCTGGGTCTGGCTGGACAACATCATTGACTTGGTCAAGAAGTACATCCTGGCACTGTGGAATGAAGG GTACATCATGGGCTTCATCAGCAAGGAGCGGGAGCGAGCCATCCTGAGCACCAAGCCCCCAGGGACCTTCCTGCTGCGCTTCAGTGAGAGCAGCAAGGAGGGTGGCATCACCTTCACCTGGGTGGAGAAGGACATCAGTG GAAAGACACAGATCCAGTCGGTGGAGCCTTACaccaagcagcagctgaacaaCATGTCCTTTGCTGAGATCATCATGGGCTACAAGATCATGGATGCCACCAACATCCTGGTGTCCCCTCTGGTGTACCTGTACCCAGACATCCCCAAGGAGGAGGCATTTGGGAAGTACTGCCGCTCTGAGAGCCAGGAGCACTCGGAAGCCACGGACTCAG GTGCTGCTCCATACCTGAAGACCAAGTTCATCTGTGTCACCCC CACCTCCTTCAGCAACACCATCGACCTGCCCATGTCCCCGCGCACGCTGGACTCGCTCATGCAGTTCGGCACCGGCGGCGAGGGCGCGGAGAGCAACGCAGGGGGGCAGTTTG AGTCGCTGACCTTCGACATGGAGCTGACCCCAGAGTGCGCGTCCTCGCCCATGTGA
- the STAT3 gene encoding signal transducer and activator of transcription 3 isoform X1, producing MAQWNQLQQLDTRYLEQLHQLYSDSFPMELRQFLAPWIESQDWAYAASKESHATLVFHNLLGEIDQQYSRFLQESNVLYQHNLRRIKQFLQSRYLEKPMEIARIVARCLWEESRLLQTAATAAQQGGQATHPTAAVVTEKQQMLEQHLQDVRKRVQDLEQKMKVVENLQDDFDFNYKTLKSQGDMQDLNGNNQSVTRQKMQQLEQMLTALDQMRRGIVSELAGLLSAMEYVQKMLADEELADWKRRQQIACIGGPPNICLDRLENWITSLAESQLQTRQQIKKLEELQQKVSYKGDPIVQHRPMLEERIVELFRNLMKSAFVVERQPCMPMHPDRPLVIKTGVQFTTKVRLLVKFPELNYQLKIKVCIDKDSGDVAALRGSRKFNILGTNTKVMNMEESNNGSLSAEFKHLTLREQRCGNGGRANCDASLIVTEELHLITFETEVYHQGLKIDLETHSLPVVVISNICQMPNAWASILWYNMLTNNPKNVNFFTKPPIGTWDQVAEVLSWQFSSTTKRGLSIEQLTTLAEKLLGPGVNYSGCQITWAKFCKENMAGKGFSFWVWLDNIIDLVKKYILALWNEGYIMGFISKERERAILSTKPPGTFLLRFSESSKEGGITFTWVEKDISGKTQIQSVEPYTKQQLNNMSFAEIIMGYKIMDATNILVSPLVYLYPDIPKEEAFGKYCRSESQEHSEATDSGSAAPYLKTKFICVTPTSFSNTIDLPMSPRTLDSLMQFGTGGEGAESNAGGQFESLTFDMELTPECASSPM from the exons ATGGCGCAGTGGaaccagctgcagcagctcgaCACGCGCtacctggagcagctccaccaGCTCTACAGCGACAGCTTCCCCATGGAGCTCCGGCAGTTCCTGGCCCCCTGGATTGAAAGCCAGGACTG GGCCTATGCTGCCAGCAAGGAGTCTCATGCCACGCTGGTGTTCCACAACCTGCTGGGGGAGATTGACCAGCAGTACAGCCGCTTCCTGCAGGAGTCCAACGTCCTCTACCAGCACAACCTGCGCCGCATCAAGCAGTTCCTGCAG AGCAGATACCTGGAGAAGCCGATGGAGATCGCCCGCATCGTGGCTCGCTGCCTCTGGGAAGAGTCCCGGCTCCTCCAGACAGCTGCTACTGCAGCCCAG CAAGGGGGACAGGCaacacatcccacagcagctgtggtgacagagaagcagcagatgctggagcagcacctgcaggatgTCAGGAAGAGGGTGCAG GATCTGGAGCAGAAGATGAAAGTGGTGGAAAATCTCCAGGATGACTTTGATTTTAACTACAAGACTTTGAAAAGCCAAGGAG ACATGCAGGACCTGAACGGGAACAACCAGTCAGTGACCAGGCAGAagatgcagcagctggagcaaatGCTGACAGCACTGGACCAGATGCGCAGG GGCATAGTGAGTGAGCtggctgggctgctctcagccaTGGAGTATGTGCAGAAGATGCTGGCAGATGAGGAACTGGCAGACTGGAAGAGGAGACAGCAGATTGCCTGCATTGGTGGCCCACCCAATATCTGCCTGGACAGGCTTGAGAACTG gatAACCTCCCTCGCTGAATCACAGCTACAGACCCGGCAGCAGATCAAGAAGTtggaagagctgcagcaaaaAGTGTCCTACAAGGGTGACCCAATCGTGCAGCACCGGCCCATGCTGGAGGAGCGCATCGTGGAGCTCTTCAGGAACCTGATGAAAAG TGCTTTTGTGGTGGAGAGGCAGCCCTGCATGCCCATGCACCCTGACAGGCCCCTGGTCATCAAGACAGGTGTGCAGTTCACCACCAAAGTCAG GTTGTTGGTCAAGTTCCCAGAGCTGAACTATCAGCTGAAAATCAAAGTCTGCATTGACAA GGACTCTGGGGACGTTGCAGCACTTCGTGG GTCCCGCAAGTTTAACATCCTGGGGACCAACACCAAGGTGATGAACATGGAAGAGTCAAACAATGGCAGCCTCTCAGCAGAGTTCAAGCACCTG ACCCTGAGGGAGCAGCGCTGTGGCAATGGAGGCAGAGCCAACTGTGAT GCCTCGCTGATAGTCACTGAGGAGCTGCACCTCATCACCTTTGAGACAGAGGTGTATCACCAGGGGCTGAAGATCGACCTGGAG ACCCACTCGCTGCCTGTGGTGGTCATCTCCAACATCTGCCAGATGCCCAATGCCTGGGCATCCATCCTGTGGTACAACATGCTGACCAACAACCCCAAG AACGTGAACTTCTTCACCAAGCCCCCCATTGGCACCTGGGACCAGGTGGCAGAGGTGCTGAGCTGGCAGTTCTCCTCCACCACCAAGCGCGGGCTCAGCATCGAGCAGCTCACCACGCTGGCAGAGAAGCTGCTGG gaCCAGGTGTGAATTACTCTGGCTGTCAGATCACCTGGGCCAAGTTCTGCAAG GAGAACATGGCTGGCAAAGGCTTCTCTTTCTGGGTCTGGCTGGACAACATCATTGACTTGGTCAAGAAGTACATCCTGGCACTGTGGAATGAAGG GTACATCATGGGCTTCATCAGCAAGGAGCGGGAGCGAGCCATCCTGAGCACCAAGCCCCCAGGGACCTTCCTGCTGCGCTTCAGTGAGAGCAGCAAGGAGGGTGGCATCACCTTCACCTGGGTGGAGAAGGACATCAGTG GAAAGACACAGATCCAGTCGGTGGAGCCTTACaccaagcagcagctgaacaaCATGTCCTTTGCTGAGATCATCATGGGCTACAAGATCATGGATGCCACCAACATCCTGGTGTCCCCTCTGGTGTACCTGTACCCAGACATCCCCAAGGAGGAGGCATTTGGGAAGTACTGCCGCTCTGAGAGCCAGGAGCACTCGGAAGCCACGGACTCAGGTA GTGCTGCTCCATACCTGAAGACCAAGTTCATCTGTGTCACCCC CACCTCCTTCAGCAACACCATCGACCTGCCCATGTCCCCGCGCACGCTGGACTCGCTCATGCAGTTCGGCACCGGCGGCGAGGGCGCGGAGAGCAACGCAGGGGGGCAGTTTG AGTCGCTGACCTTCGACATGGAGCTGACCCCAGAGTGCGCGTCCTCGCCCATGTGA